The proteins below come from a single Crossiella sp. CA-258035 genomic window:
- a CDS encoding thiolase domain-containing protein: protein MAQLAAVLGTGQTHHAAKRLDVSMAGLCREAVDRALADAGVELADIDAVVLGKAPDLFEGVMMPELHLADALGANGKPLLRVHTAGSVGGSTGVVAASLVQAGIHRRVLAVAFEKQSESNAMWALSVPTPFVMPVHAGAGGYFAPHVRAYIRRAGAPGHIGALVAVKDRRNGALNPHAHLRQPGITLESVQASPMLWDPIRYDETCPSSDGAAALVLGDETAAKAAPGKVAWVHATAMRTEPTSFAGRDQVNPRAGREAAAALWRDAGITDPLRQVDVAEIYVPFSWFEPMWLENLGFAEAGQGWKLTEAGETELFGRLPVNPSGGVLSTNPIGASGLLRFAEAARQVQGRAGAHQVDGARLALGHAYGGGSQFFALWVVGADRPGG from the coding sequence ATGGCCCAGCTCGCGGCCGTGCTCGGCACCGGCCAGACCCACCACGCGGCCAAACGCCTCGACGTGTCCATGGCCGGGCTGTGCCGCGAGGCCGTTGACCGCGCCCTGGCAGACGCCGGGGTCGAGCTGGCCGACATCGACGCGGTGGTGCTCGGCAAGGCCCCCGACCTGTTCGAGGGCGTCATGATGCCCGAGCTGCACCTGGCCGACGCCTTGGGCGCCAACGGGAAACCGTTGCTGCGGGTGCACACCGCCGGATCGGTCGGCGGGTCCACCGGGGTGGTCGCGGCCAGCCTGGTGCAGGCCGGGATCCACCGGCGGGTGCTGGCGGTGGCCTTCGAGAAGCAGTCGGAGTCCAACGCGATGTGGGCGCTGTCGGTGCCCACCCCGTTCGTCATGCCGGTGCACGCCGGGGCAGGCGGCTACTTCGCGCCGCACGTGCGCGCCTACATCCGCCGCGCCGGTGCGCCTGGCCACATCGGCGCGCTGGTCGCGGTGAAGGACCGGCGCAACGGCGCGCTCAACCCGCACGCGCACCTGCGCCAGCCCGGCATCACCCTGGAGTCGGTGCAGGCCTCGCCGATGCTGTGGGACCCGATCCGCTACGACGAGACCTGCCCCTCCTCCGACGGCGCCGCCGCGCTGGTGCTCGGCGACGAGACCGCCGCGAAAGCCGCGCCGGGCAAGGTGGCCTGGGTGCACGCCACCGCGATGCGCACCGAGCCGACCAGCTTCGCCGGACGCGACCAGGTCAACCCGCGTGCCGGGCGGGAAGCCGCGGCCGCGCTGTGGAGGGACGCCGGGATCACCGACCCGCTGCGGCAGGTCGACGTGGCCGAGATCTACGTGCCGTTCTCCTGGTTCGAGCCGATGTGGTTGGAGAACCTCGGTTTCGCCGAGGCCGGACAGGGCTGGAAGCTCACCGAGGCGGGCGAGACCGAGCTGTTCGGTCGCCTCCCGGTGAACCCCTCCGGCGGGGTGCTCTCCACCAATCCCATTGGCGCGTCAGGGTTGTTGCGCTTCGCCGAGGCCGCCCGACAGGTGCAGGGCCGTGCGGGCGCGCACCAGGTCGACGGGGCGCGCCTGGCGCTGGGGCACGCCTACGGCGGTGGATCGCAGTTCTTCGCACTGTGGGTGGTGGGCGCGGACAGACCGGGAGGCTGA
- a CDS encoding TIGR03618 family F420-dependent PPOX class oxidoreductase, with protein sequence MSRRDQITMSPAEVEDFLGEQRTLVVASLGPTGHPHVVPMWFALLDGEIVFWTYAASQKVLNLRRDPRLSCLVEAGDSYEKLRGVSMEGTAEVQTDPAAVLRVGTAILTRYGGGPVDEAASEHIARQAVKRVAITFHRSRIASWDHRKLGPGVY encoded by the coding sequence ATGAGTCGCCGTGACCAGATCACCATGTCCCCGGCCGAGGTGGAGGACTTCCTCGGCGAGCAGCGCACGCTGGTGGTGGCCAGCCTCGGCCCGACCGGGCACCCGCACGTGGTGCCGATGTGGTTCGCCCTGCTGGACGGGGAGATCGTGTTCTGGACCTACGCGGCCTCGCAGAAGGTGCTCAACCTGCGGCGGGACCCGCGGCTGAGCTGCCTGGTCGAGGCGGGGGACAGCTACGAGAAGCTGCGCGGGGTGTCCATGGAGGGCACCGCGGAGGTGCAGACCGATCCGGCCGCCGTGCTGCGGGTGGGGACCGCGATCCTCACCCGCTACGGCGGCGGCCCGGTGGACGAGGCGGCCAGCGAGCACATCGCCCGGCAGGCGGTGAAACGGGTCGCGATCACCTTCCACCGCAGCCGGATCGCCAGCTGGGACCACCGCAAGCTCGGCCCTGGCGTGTACTGA
- a CDS encoding GMC family oxidoreductase N-terminal domain-containing protein has protein sequence MGTPVRRRTLFKVAAVGAGAAVASGALGRFGALAAYGEVPALAGKTAIVVGSGFSGAVAALRLGQAGVRTTVLERGRRWEVKPSGDTFCTIKSPDWRCAWFNDRPPLGLDINKKIERKAGLIATHEGEGIRVLSGSGVGGGSLVIGLYMPQPRRAEWDKVYPSQLPFDEMDRTYWPRARENLKIGYLPADVQAHPQYRGARAWLAYLAEFGKEPVPIPFAVDWNAIREELAGKRVACHSIGEGPFGSNSGAKNSVDRTYLARATATGNVTILAQHEVTEIRAVAGRYEVVVKLTNDNGDVLSTKKMDADYLFLAAGSVYSSGLLVTARAKGWLPKLNEATGKGWGNNGDFLVLRMSLRKDVGFDQGGPGNVKFFDEANPFAPTSMAWEAAPVPNILNQASTTHLITSVTPERGEVRYDPATGGGKVYWPYGVMETLGEKAGRDLATRLWWETEGKKGFLFNGLPNYDRGTAHGLGARNTYHPLGGLVMGQATEFSGQVKGYPGLYCVDGALLPGSTCLANPSLTITANAERCLDLFLANAIKGEQR, from the coding sequence ATGGGCACACCCGTACGACGACGGACCCTGTTCAAGGTGGCGGCGGTCGGCGCCGGGGCCGCGGTGGCCTCGGGCGCGCTCGGCCGCTTCGGCGCGCTCGCCGCCTACGGCGAGGTGCCCGCGCTGGCCGGGAAGACCGCGATCGTGGTGGGCAGCGGGTTCAGCGGGGCGGTCGCCGCGCTGCGGCTCGGTCAGGCGGGTGTGCGCACCACGGTGCTGGAGCGCGGACGGCGCTGGGAGGTCAAACCCAGCGGGGACACCTTCTGCACCATCAAGAGCCCGGACTGGCGGTGCGCCTGGTTCAACGACCGGCCGCCGCTGGGCCTGGACATCAACAAGAAGATCGAGCGCAAGGCCGGGCTGATCGCCACCCACGAGGGCGAGGGCATCCGGGTGCTCAGCGGTTCCGGCGTGGGCGGCGGATCGCTGGTGATCGGGCTGTACATGCCGCAGCCGCGCCGCGCCGAGTGGGACAAGGTCTACCCCAGCCAGCTGCCCTTCGACGAGATGGACCGCACCTACTGGCCGCGCGCCAGGGAGAACCTCAAGATCGGCTACCTCCCCGCCGACGTGCAGGCGCACCCGCAGTACCGGGGCGCGCGGGCGTGGCTTGCGTACCTGGCCGAGTTCGGCAAGGAGCCGGTGCCGATCCCGTTCGCGGTGGACTGGAACGCCATCCGCGAGGAGCTGGCGGGCAAACGGGTCGCCTGCCACAGCATCGGCGAGGGACCCTTCGGCAGCAACTCCGGCGCGAAGAACAGCGTGGACCGCACCTACCTGGCGCGGGCCACCGCCACCGGCAACGTGACCATCCTGGCCCAGCACGAGGTCACCGAGATCCGCGCGGTGGCCGGGCGGTACGAGGTCGTGGTCAAGCTGACCAACGACAACGGGGATGTGCTGTCCACCAAGAAGATGGACGCCGACTACCTGTTCCTGGCCGCCGGTTCGGTGTACTCCTCCGGGCTGCTGGTCACCGCCAGGGCCAAGGGCTGGCTGCCCAAGCTGAACGAGGCCACCGGCAAGGGCTGGGGCAACAACGGCGACTTCCTGGTGCTGCGGATGAGCCTGCGCAAGGACGTCGGCTTCGACCAGGGCGGGCCGGGCAACGTCAAGTTCTTCGACGAGGCCAACCCGTTCGCGCCGACCTCGATGGCCTGGGAGGCCGCGCCGGTGCCCAACATCCTCAACCAGGCCAGCACCACACACCTGATCACCTCGGTCACCCCGGAGCGGGGCGAGGTGCGCTACGACCCGGCCACCGGCGGCGGCAAGGTCTACTGGCCCTACGGCGTGATGGAAACCCTCGGTGAGAAAGCGGGTCGCGACCTGGCCACCCGGTTGTGGTGGGAGACCGAGGGCAAGAAGGGCTTCCTGTTCAACGGGTTGCCCAACTACGACCGCGGCACCGCGCACGGCCTGGGCGCGCGCAACACCTACCACCCGCTGGGCGGCCTGGTGATGGGGCAGGCCACCGAGTTCTCCGGGCAGGTCAAGGGATATCCCGGCCTGTACTGCGTGGACGGGGCGCTGCTGCCCGGCTCCACCTGCCTGGCCAACCCGTCGCTGACCATCACCGCCAACGCCGAGCGGTGCCTGGATCTGTTCCTGGCCAACGCGATCAAGGGAGAGCAGCGGTGA
- a CDS encoding OB-fold nucleic acid binding domain-containing protein translates to MSHEPLSAELRVEFAYTRSLGPTLGAFLTALRAHRVLGVRGADGRVHVPPAEYDPVTAGPLTELVEVGSTGTVLSWTWQPEPLAGQPLQRPFGWALIRLDGADTALLHAVDVPGPESMSIGLRVRARWAAEPVGAITDLACFEPLDTATPEPPVREFAEDVRGTVSPIDLRYRHSASAAESEFLRGVARGELTGQRCPVCAQVYIPPRGACPTDGVPLTDWVRLAEEGTVTSFCVVNVPFLGQRIPPPYVAAAVLLDGADIPFQHLVLGIAPEQVRMGLRVRAVWRPREQWGHTLENIDHFTPSGAPDAPFDSFARHL, encoded by the coding sequence GTGAGCCACGAGCCGCTCAGCGCTGAGCTCCGGGTGGAGTTCGCCTACACCCGTTCCCTCGGGCCGACGCTCGGCGCCTTCCTGACCGCCCTGCGCGCACACCGCGTGCTGGGTGTCCGGGGCGCGGACGGACGGGTGCACGTGCCGCCAGCCGAGTACGACCCGGTGACCGCCGGACCGCTCACCGAGCTGGTCGAGGTGGGCAGCACCGGCACCGTGCTGAGCTGGACCTGGCAGCCGGAACCGCTGGCCGGACAACCTCTCCAGCGACCGTTCGGCTGGGCGCTGATCCGGCTGGACGGCGCGGACACCGCGCTGCTGCACGCGGTGGACGTGCCCGGCCCGGAGTCGATGTCCATCGGCCTGCGGGTGCGCGCCCGCTGGGCGGCCGAGCCGGTCGGCGCGATCACCGACCTGGCCTGCTTCGAGCCCCTGGACACGGCCACCCCGGAACCGCCGGTGCGCGAGTTCGCCGAGGACGTGCGCGGCACGGTCAGCCCGATCGACCTGCGCTACCGGCACAGCGCCTCCGCCGCGGAGAGCGAGTTCCTGCGCGGGGTCGCCAGGGGCGAGCTGACCGGGCAGCGCTGCCCGGTGTGCGCGCAGGTCTACATCCCGCCGCGCGGCGCCTGCCCCACCGACGGGGTGCCGCTGACCGACTGGGTGCGACTGGCCGAAGAGGGCACGGTGACCAGCTTCTGCGTGGTCAACGTGCCGTTCCTGGGCCAGCGCATCCCGCCGCCGTACGTGGCCGCGGCCGTGCTGCTCGACGGCGCGGACATCCCGTTCCAGCACCTGGTGCTGGGCATCGCGCCCGAGCAGGTCCGGATGGGCCTGCGGGTGCGCGCGGTGTGGCGGCCCCGCGAGCAGTGGGGCCACACCCTGGAGAACATCGACCACTTCACCCCGTCCGGCGCGCCGGACGCCCCGTTCGACAGCTTCGCCCGCCACCTGTAG
- a CDS encoding nuclear transport factor 2 family protein has protein sequence MTVTWTAPDGEHPARAASIRSMTAVAAGDKEGWLALWAQDAVVRDPVGPSIFDPTGKGHHGRAAIGAFWDLTIRQMARMEFAITDSFAAGDEVANIGTISAIAADGARIDTEGVFVYRVGEDGLLTSLRAYWEFDRALATVSRPSG, from the coding sequence ATGACGGTCACCTGGACCGCCCCCGACGGCGAGCACCCGGCGCGGGCCGCCTCGATCCGCTCGATGACCGCGGTCGCCGCCGGGGACAAGGAGGGCTGGCTCGCGCTGTGGGCGCAGGACGCCGTGGTGCGGGACCCGGTCGGCCCGTCGATCTTCGACCCGACCGGCAAGGGCCATCACGGCAGGGCGGCCATCGGGGCGTTCTGGGACCTCACCATCAGGCAGATGGCCCGGATGGAGTTCGCCATCACCGACTCCTTCGCCGCCGGGGACGAGGTGGCCAACATCGGCACCATCTCGGCCATCGCCGCTGATGGCGCCAGGATCGACACCGAGGGCGTGTTCGTCTACCGGGTCGGCGAGGACGGCTTGCTGACCTCGCTGCGGGCCTACTGGGAGTTCGACCGGGCGCTGGCCACCGTCAGCAGACCGTCAGGATGA
- a CDS encoding TIGR03619 family F420-dependent LLM class oxidoreductase: MKFTCAVAMSPLEQLPELARTAEECGFANIALPDSLFFSEQVSADYPYTPDGSRFWHEDTPWADPMVAAAAMGAVTSRIGFYTQVLKLGSRNPVLLARQVGSVAVLTGNRFGLGVGLGWSPEEFAWCGTSYSDRGPRADEAIEVLRLILGGGMVEFHGEHYQFGKLRMSPAPSKPVPIYVGGHSGPGLRRAARAGDGWTSAMMGFADLKTTIERLTELRAAYGRAEEPFEIQAVCVDRFGLEGYREQAAIGVTDAIVMPWVFDGVPFDGPLDAKQDSMRKFAETIIAKV, from the coding sequence GTGAAGTTCACCTGCGCGGTGGCGATGAGCCCACTGGAGCAGCTGCCGGAGCTGGCGCGCACCGCGGAGGAGTGCGGGTTCGCCAACATCGCGCTGCCGGACTCGCTGTTCTTCTCCGAACAGGTCTCCGCCGACTACCCCTACACCCCAGACGGCAGCCGGTTCTGGCACGAGGACACCCCGTGGGCCGACCCGATGGTGGCCGCCGCCGCGATGGGCGCGGTCACCTCCCGGATCGGCTTCTACACCCAGGTGCTCAAGCTCGGTTCGCGCAACCCGGTGCTGCTGGCCAGACAGGTCGGCTCGGTGGCCGTGCTCACCGGCAACCGGTTCGGCCTCGGCGTCGGGCTGGGCTGGTCGCCGGAGGAGTTCGCCTGGTGCGGAACGTCCTATTCGGACAGAGGACCGCGCGCGGACGAGGCGATCGAGGTGCTGCGGCTGATCCTGGGCGGCGGCATGGTGGAGTTCCACGGCGAGCACTACCAGTTCGGCAAGCTGCGGATGAGTCCCGCGCCGAGCAAACCGGTGCCGATCTACGTCGGCGGACACAGCGGACCCGGCCTGCGCAGGGCCGCCAGGGCCGGCGACGGCTGGACCTCGGCGATGATGGGCTTCGCCGACCTGAAGACCACCATCGAACGGCTCACCGAGCTGCGCGCGGCCTACGGGCGGGCCGAGGAACCCTTTGAGATCCAAGCGGTCTGCGTGGACCGGTTCGGCCTGGAGGGTTACCGGGAGCAGGCCGCGATCGGGGTCACCGACGCGATCGTGATGCCCTGGGTCTTCGACGGGGTGCCCTTCGACGGACCCCTGGACGCGAAACAGGACTCGATGCGCAAGTTCGCCGAGACGATCATCGCCAAAGTGTGA
- a CDS encoding LLM class F420-dependent oxidoreductase — protein sequence MRLGLQLGYWGAGPPEGTLELVTEAERAGFDAVFAAESWGSDAFTPLAWWGSHTERIRLGTSVAQLSARSPAACAMHALTLDHLSGGRAILGLGVSGPQVVEGWYGQPFGKPLARTREYVSIIRQVLARQAPVRNDGPHYPLPYTGPGALGLGRPLKPITHPLRADLPVWLGAEGPANIAQTAEIADGWLAIYYTPRLAGMYREYLAEGFARPGARRGPAEFEIAVSVPVVVTEDPAAELARLKPTYALYLGGMGAPTMNFHADVFTRMGYGEVVAEVTRLFGAGRKEEAARAVPDELVAEVTIVGDRERVRAEIGRWAAAGVTMLVVGCRDTAAVRAVGEAVAVRAVGAAVASSGNEVAG from the coding sequence ATGCGACTTGGGTTGCAGCTCGGCTACTGGGGCGCAGGCCCACCGGAGGGAACCCTGGAACTCGTTACCGAGGCGGAGCGGGCTGGGTTCGACGCGGTGTTCGCCGCCGAGTCCTGGGGCTCGGACGCCTTCACCCCGCTGGCCTGGTGGGGCTCGCACACCGAGCGGATCCGGCTGGGCACCTCGGTGGCCCAGCTCTCCGCGCGCAGCCCGGCCGCCTGCGCGATGCACGCGCTGACCCTGGACCACCTCTCCGGCGGCCGGGCCATCCTCGGCCTCGGCGTGTCCGGGCCGCAGGTGGTGGAGGGCTGGTACGGCCAGCCCTTCGGCAAACCCCTGGCCCGAACCAGGGAGTACGTCTCGATCATCCGCCAGGTGCTGGCCAGGCAGGCCCCGGTGCGCAACGACGGCCCGCACTACCCGTTGCCCTACACCGGTCCCGGCGCCCTCGGCCTGGGCCGCCCGCTCAAGCCGATCACCCATCCGCTGCGCGCCGACCTGCCGGTCTGGCTCGGCGCGGAGGGCCCGGCCAACATCGCGCAGACCGCGGAGATCGCCGACGGCTGGCTGGCCATCTACTACACCCCGCGGCTGGCCGGGATGTACCGCGAGTACCTGGCGGAGGGTTTCGCCCGGCCGGGCGCCCGGCGCGGCCCGGCCGAGTTCGAGATCGCGGTCAGCGTGCCGGTGGTGGTCACCGAGGACCCGGCGGCCGAGCTGGCCCGGCTGAAACCGACCTACGCGCTCTACCTGGGCGGCATGGGCGCGCCCACGATGAACTTCCACGCGGATGTGTTCACCCGGATGGGATACGGCGAGGTGGTCGCGGAGGTGACCCGGCTGTTCGGGGCCGGGCGCAAGGAGGAGGCCGCGCGGGCGGTGCCGGATGAGCTGGTGGCCGAGGTGACCATCGTCGGCGACCGGGAGCGGGTGCGCGCGGAGATCGGCAGGTGGGCGGCGGCCGGGGTGACCATGCTGGTGGTCGGCTGCCGGGACACCGCGGCGGTGCGCGCGGTCGGGGAAGCAGTGGCGGTGCGCGCGGTTGGCGCGGCCGTGGCGTCGAGCGGGAACGAGGTGGCGGGATGA
- a CDS encoding thiolase domain-containing protein, translating to MPEVAVVAFAQSPAVRRTEASGNGVELLVPLFQQVYTDTGLSKQDIGFWCSGSSDYLAGRAFSFVSAVDAIGAFPPISESHVEMDAAWALYEAWVRLKLGEVDTALVYGFGKSSAGELRRVLALQLDPYLMTPLWPDSVSIAGLQARLGLAQGRWSERAMAEVAARSRADAVGNPEAQLSGTPTVAELLEEPYLADPLRAHDCAPISDGASVVVLAAGDRARELCARPAWITGLAHRTDSGQLGSRDLTAAPSAVAAARAAGGDGVQLAELHAPFTHQEILLRQELGLDDARINPSGGVLAGNPMFAAGLSRIGLAARHIHAGAADRTLAHATSGPCLQQNLVCVLEGGD from the coding sequence GTGCCGGAGGTCGCCGTGGTCGCCTTCGCCCAGTCCCCCGCGGTGCGCCGGACCGAGGCATCCGGCAACGGGGTCGAGCTACTCGTGCCGCTGTTCCAACAGGTCTACACCGACACCGGACTGTCCAAACAGGACATCGGCTTCTGGTGCTCGGGATCGTCGGACTACCTGGCCGGGCGGGCGTTCTCCTTCGTCTCCGCGGTGGACGCGATCGGCGCGTTCCCGCCGATCAGCGAGTCGCACGTGGAGATGGACGCGGCCTGGGCGCTGTACGAGGCGTGGGTGCGGCTCAAGCTCGGCGAGGTGGACACCGCGCTGGTCTACGGCTTCGGCAAGTCCTCGGCCGGTGAGCTGCGCCGGGTCCTCGCGTTGCAGCTGGACCCCTACCTGATGACCCCGCTGTGGCCGGACTCGGTCAGCATCGCCGGACTCCAGGCCCGGCTCGGCCTGGCGCAGGGGCGGTGGAGCGAGCGCGCGATGGCCGAGGTGGCCGCCCGCTCCCGCGCCGACGCCGTGGGCAATCCCGAGGCGCAACTCTCCGGCACGCCAACGGTCGCCGAGCTTCTGGAAGAGCCCTATCTGGCGGATCCGTTGCGGGCACACGACTGCGCGCCGATCAGCGACGGCGCCTCGGTGGTGGTGCTGGCCGCCGGTGACCGCGCCCGCGAGCTGTGCGCCCGACCGGCCTGGATCACCGGGCTGGCGCACCGCACCGACAGCGGCCAGCTCGGCTCCCGCGACCTCACCGCCGCCCCCTCCGCCGTCGCCGCGGCACGGGCCGCGGGCGGCGACGGGGTCCAGCTGGCCGAGCTGCACGCGCCGTTCACCCACCAGGAGATCCTGCTGCGCCAAGAGCTCGGGCTCGACGACGCCCGGATCAACCCCTCCGGCGGCGTGCTCGCGGGCAACCCGATGTTCGCCGCCGGACTGTCCCGGATCGGCTTGGCCGCCCGGCACATCCACGCCGGCGCGGCCGACCGGACCCTGGCCCACGCCACCAGCGGCCCGTGCCTGCAACAGAACCTGGTGTGCGTACTGGAAGGCGGCGACTGA
- a CDS encoding acyl-CoA synthetase, with amino-acid sequence MSEPTGLWTIAEAEPDRVAVVEPDGTEISYGELTSRANRYGRGFQALGLAPGDTVVVLLPNSAELLAVFFAALQTGLYFVPVNWHLVGPEINYVIADSGAKVFVAHERFAEAARAAVEGDPVPEEARFAVGEIDGFRPLAELGAGEPAGRPDDRVLGSPMLYTSGTTGRPKGVRRPLTGEPVDEVPARNRLFFALFDLRPHEGHVHLCGSPLYHAAVLSCAVVSVLYGHPVVLMDGWDAEQMLRLIERHRVTHSHVVPTQFHRLLALPAETRAKYDLSSLRKLVHGAAPCPQETKRRMIDWLGPVIVEYYAATEGGGAVIDSAQWLAKPGSVGLPWPGSQVRVLDEQGAEVPAGQPGLVYLQAGAVTTFEYHGDPEKTAANRVGELFTMGDIGYLDADGYLFLCDRRNDMIISGGVNIYPAEIEGELAVHPKVADVAVFGIPHPDWGEEVKAVVQPAEGVVGDAALTEELLAWAGTRLAKFKLPRSIDYLDSLPRDPNGKLYKRRLREPYWAGRARNI; translated from the coding sequence ATGAGCGAGCCGACCGGACTGTGGACCATCGCCGAGGCCGAGCCGGACCGGGTCGCGGTGGTCGAACCCGACGGCACCGAGATCAGCTACGGCGAGCTGACCAGCCGCGCCAACCGGTACGGACGCGGGTTCCAGGCGCTGGGCCTGGCGCCGGGGGACACCGTGGTCGTGCTGCTGCCCAACTCCGCCGAGCTGCTCGCGGTGTTCTTCGCCGCGTTGCAGACCGGCCTGTACTTCGTTCCGGTGAACTGGCACCTGGTCGGCCCGGAGATCAACTACGTCATCGCCGACAGCGGGGCCAAGGTCTTCGTCGCGCACGAGCGCTTCGCCGAGGCGGCGCGGGCCGCGGTCGAGGGCGACCCGGTGCCGGAAGAAGCCCGGTTCGCGGTGGGGGAGATCGACGGGTTCCGGCCGCTGGCCGAACTGGGCGCGGGCGAACCGGCCGGTCGGCCGGACGACCGGGTGCTGGGCTCGCCGATGCTCTACACCTCCGGCACCACCGGACGGCCCAAGGGCGTGCGCCGCCCGCTCACCGGGGAGCCGGTGGACGAGGTGCCCGCGCGCAACCGGCTGTTCTTCGCCCTGTTCGACCTGCGCCCGCACGAGGGGCACGTGCACCTGTGCGGCTCGCCGCTCTACCACGCCGCGGTGCTCAGCTGCGCGGTCGTCTCGGTGCTCTACGGGCATCCGGTGGTGCTGATGGACGGCTGGGACGCCGAGCAGATGCTGCGGCTGATCGAGCGGCACCGGGTCACGCACAGCCACGTGGTGCCCACCCAGTTCCACCGGCTGCTCGCGCTGCCGGCGGAGACCCGCGCCAAGTACGACCTGTCCTCGCTGCGCAAGCTGGTGCACGGGGCCGCGCCCTGCCCGCAGGAGACCAAGCGCCGGATGATCGACTGGCTCGGGCCGGTGATCGTGGAGTACTACGCGGCCACCGAGGGCGGCGGCGCGGTGATCGACTCCGCGCAGTGGCTGGCCAAGCCCGGTTCGGTCGGCCTGCCCTGGCCGGGTTCGCAGGTCAGGGTGCTGGACGAGCAGGGAGCCGAGGTGCCGGCCGGTCAGCCGGGGCTGGTGTACCTACAGGCCGGGGCGGTGACCACCTTCGAGTACCACGGCGACCCGGAGAAGACCGCGGCCAACCGGGTGGGTGAGCTGTTCACCATGGGCGACATCGGCTACCTGGACGCCGACGGCTACCTGTTCCTGTGCGACCGGCGCAACGACATGATCATCTCCGGTGGGGTGAACATCTACCCCGCCGAGATCGAGGGCGAGCTGGCGGTGCACCCGAAGGTGGCCGACGTGGCGGTCTTCGGCATCCCGCACCCGGACTGGGGCGAGGAGGTCAAGGCGGTGGTGCAACCGGCTGAGGGCGTGGTCGGCGACGCTGCGCTGACCGAGGAGCTGCTCGCCTGGGCCGGGACCAGGCTGGCCAAGTTCAAGCTGCCGCGCAGCATCGACTACCTCGACTCGCTGCCGAGGGATCCCAACGGCAAGCTGTACAAGCGAAGGCTGCGCGAACCGTACTGGGCGGGCCGTGCCCGCAACATCTGA
- a CDS encoding amidohydrolase family protein, protein MELPRRKAKGLFAAGAATVALGGSAGAATGSGPFVIRDARVFDGERVLPRASVLVADGRIRAVGDLPASGVPVHDGRGRTLLPGLIDCHVHLNETARADALRFGVTTELDMFGDPSGLAEARRQRRGHARTSQADLWSAGFGVTVPDGHPRGPGFPRLTPGADPDAFVGERVAEGSDFIKLVIEDGSPEHPFPTLTPAQARAVVQAAHRRGRLAVAHAEQLHNTRIALDAGADALAHVWTDAEAPPEFVAALRAAGTVVVPTLSVYDCGASADSLLADPRITPYLSAPQRESLTKRSTRCRPSFLRNALANIRRLRAEGVPVLAGTDATMPGAAHGPSMLTELAHLVTAGLTPAQALAAATSLPAKHFTLPDRGRIARGLRADLLLVEGDPTTDITALREIHTIWKNGYPVERMPA, encoded by the coding sequence ATGGAACTGCCGCGCCGCAAGGCCAAGGGACTGTTCGCCGCCGGGGCCGCCACCGTCGCACTCGGCGGATCAGCCGGTGCGGCAACGGGATCCGGCCCGTTCGTGATCCGCGACGCCAGGGTCTTCGACGGCGAACGGGTGCTGCCGCGCGCCTCGGTGCTGGTCGCCGACGGCCGGATCCGCGCGGTCGGCGACCTGCCCGCCTCCGGCGTCCCGGTGCACGACGGCCGCGGCCGGACCCTGCTGCCCGGCCTCATCGACTGCCACGTGCACCTCAACGAGACCGCCCGCGCCGACGCGCTGCGCTTCGGCGTGACCACCGAGCTGGACATGTTCGGCGACCCGTCCGGACTCGCCGAGGCCCGCCGCCAGCGCCGGGGCCACGCCCGCACCAGCCAGGCGGACCTGTGGTCGGCCGGGTTCGGCGTCACCGTGCCCGACGGCCACCCGCGCGGCCCCGGCTTTCCGCGGCTGACCCCGGGCGCGGACCCGGACGCCTTCGTCGGTGAGCGGGTGGCCGAGGGCTCGGACTTCATCAAGCTGGTGATCGAGGACGGCAGCCCGGAACACCCCTTCCCGACGCTCACCCCGGCCCAGGCTCGGGCCGTGGTGCAGGCCGCGCACCGCAGGGGCAGGCTCGCGGTCGCGCACGCCGAACAGTTGCACAACACCCGGATCGCCCTGGACGCGGGCGCGGACGCGCTGGCGCACGTGTGGACCGATGCCGAGGCCCCGCCGGAGTTCGTCGCCGCCCTGCGCGCCGCGGGCACCGTCGTGGTGCCGACCCTGTCCGTCTACGACTGCGGCGCGAGCGCCGACTCCCTCCTGGCCGACCCACGGATCACGCCGTACCTCTCGGCGCCGCAACGGGAGTCCCTGACCAAGCGCAGCACCCGCTGCCGCCCGTCGTTCCTGCGCAACGCCCTGGCCAACATCCGCCGCCTGCGCGCCGAGGGCGTCCCGGTGCTCGCGGGCACCGACGCCACCATGCCCGGCGCCGCGCACGGCCCCAGCATGCTGACCGAGCTCGCGCACCTGGTGACCGCGGGCCTGACCCCGGCCCAGGCCCTGGCCGCGGCGACCTCCTTGCCCGCCAAGCACTTCACGCTGCCCGACCGGGGCCGCATCGCCCGCGGTCTGCGGGCCGACCTGCTGCTGGTCGAGGGCGACCCGACCACCGACATCACCGCCCTGCGCGAGATCCACACCATCTGGAAGAACGGCTACCCGGTCGAACGCATGCCTGCCTAG